The bacterium genome contains the following window.
AGGCCGCCAGCACCTCCTCGCGCGTGGCGGCCGCGCCATCGGCGAGCTTGCGCGCGATCAGCCGCTCCACCGCGCTGGTGAGGTGGAAGCCCGGCGCGACGGAGTTGACGGTCACGCCGCGGGGCGCCGCCAGCCGGGACAGGTCCTTCACCAGCGCGTGCACCGCCGGGCGGATCACGTTCGAGAGCGTCAGGTTGTCGAGCGGCTGGCGGACCGTCACCGAGGTGACCGCGACGATGCGCCCGTAGCCGCGCTCCATCATGCCGGGCAGCACGCGCCGGCAGGCCTTCACGGCGCTCTCGAGGTTCAGGCGGTAGGCCGCCTCCCAGGCCGCGAGGTCCGCCTCGAGGAAGCCGACCGCCGGCGGGCCGCCGGCGTTGACCAGCAGCAGCTCGACCGGCCCCAGGGCGTGCTCGATCTCGGTGACGAAGTCCGCCAGCGCGTCGCCGTCGGACACGTCGACCTGCGCGGCCAGCACGCGGCCGTCGCCGGCCGCGGCCACCGCCGCCGCCGCCACGGCCAAGTCGTCGGCGCCGCGGGCGCACAGCGCGACGCGCGCCCCCTCGCGGGCCAGCCCCTCGGCCACGGCCCGGCCGAAACCGCGCGACCCGGCCGTCACCAGCGCCACCCGCCCCTTCATGCCCAGATCCACTGCCCACCTCCCCGGACCGGATGGCTCCTTGCGGGGCCGCGGCCCCATCGCTTAAGGTTGCCCGGATCATAAGGCCTGCCAGCCCCGGAAGCGACCCCCAGCGGAGGATCCGTGAGCAAATTCCAGCGTACGCTCGTCACCGCCGCCCTGCCCTACGCCAACGGCGAAATCCATCTCGGGCACCTCGCGGGCGCCTACCTGCCGGCCGACGTCTACGCGCGCTACCTGCGGCTGCGCGGGCGGGACGTGCTGTTCATCTGCGGCACCGACGAGTACGGCGTGCCGATCACCCTGACCGCCGAGAAGCAGGGGATCACGCCCCAGGAACTGGTCGACCG
Protein-coding sequences here:
- a CDS encoding SDR family oxidoreductase codes for the protein MDLGMKGRVALVTAGSRGFGRAVAEGLAREGARVALCARGADDLAVAAAAVAAAGDGRVLAAQVDVSDGDALADFVTEIEHALGPVELLLVNAGGPPAVGFLEADLAAWEAAYRLNLESAVKACRRVLPGMMERGYGRIVAVTSVTVRQPLDNLTLSNVIRPAVHALVKDLSRLAAPRGVTVNSVAPGFHLTSAVERLIARKLADGAAATREEVLAAWEREIPAGRLGRPEELAALVLFLMSQGASYVTGQCVACDGGWVRGTF